The genomic interval CGCTAATGCAGACGCCGGAGGGGGACTTCGTCTGCCTCTTTCAAGAGGCCAAGGATCTCGCCAAGGCCTTCCAAGGGCTCGCGCAGTCGGACGATCCCTACGACGTGTGGTTCCGGGAACGCATCATGGACGTTCACGGATTGACGCAGGAAATGCTGGAGGGACCCCCACCGGCAACGGTCACCTTCGATTATCACAACGACGAGGGCTA from Pseudarthrobacter sp. SSS035 carries:
- a CDS encoding DUF6176 family protein, whose product is MECITWFAPILPGKLEAWKAFDDEAKGPRWAEHDRSRKRMGVVREVASLMQTPEGDFVCLFQEAKDLAKAFQGLAQSDDPYDVWFRERIMDVHGLTQEMLEGPPPATVTFDYHNDEG